From Podospora bellae-mahoneyi strain CBS 112042 chromosome 5, whole genome shotgun sequence:
gatgggagggttgggggctTTTTTCAGGGGAAAGGCTTGAGCTGGGGTGGGGCTACACACGTCTTGTTTGCCTGCCGGAGTGTCTGTTCAGCTCAAGTGTAGTCTCTGAAACGTATGTATGCGGTTAGTTGTTTGCCTGATGGCTCGTCCGTGACTCGGATGAATAGTGAGCTTTGAGTAGTTGGCAGTGTTGATGTGGGACTTGGCATTAAAGCCTCACAACTAAATACAGTCACAGGGGAATCCTACAGCTCGAACGAGATCGCAGTCACTCCGTCCTCACCGGACGAAATGTCAATAGGGTTAGGTCGGTATGCATCTTTCGGCATGTCGGACCTTGAACATGAGACCTTAATGCTACTCACTCTGGCTTCTGTCCTGTTTCTCCCTTTTactcttttctttgctttgAGATGAGCGATAACCACCCAACATGGCGACATATCTCGAGTCCAAGCCAGGCTTTATCGGCCTGCCCCAGAACTTTCTCCGCGCCGTCGGCTTGGGCATCTTCACCAAGCTCGTCCAGCGCCCTGAGCCACCCAAGTTGCTCATTCGAAAGTCGAGACGAGTTGCTTTGGCTCGAAGCGCTGTGCACATTCTTCCCGCCACGATATCCATCATCTTGATATACATCAATCTTTCTGGGCGGTTCATCGGGAGCGAACTTGAAGGACCGCAAGGAAAAGACAGCCTTAAGATGGCGCTTTTGCAGGTTGCGGCCAAGCTACAGGTGCGTGAAGTTCACGATATTGTAGTTAACGTCTCACATGCTGAGTGCTGATACCTGGCCaggagctgctggtggtAGGAAGTATGGGTACCATTATCTTCCACATAATTCGTCAAAGACTTTTTTCCAACGATGGAATTCCTCTCGGGTTGCTTGTCTCTGGCTGGTCGTTCAGCCAGCTTAGTTATTTCTACTCCGGGGAGTTTTGGAGTGGCGTCTTGTCTCTGTTTCAGCCACCTTCTGGTCGCCTCAGAAGCCTGGctttggtgctgctgttACTATTGAGTGGGATCCTCGCCTTAATGGCTGGCCCTGCGGCAGCTATCATCATGATACCGAGAATCATGGACCTGCCGGTTGGCGGAAGTGTGTTTTGGTTAAATGGTATTCATCTCTCTCCTGGTAATTTGGTGTCACAATGCTGACATGAAATGTTCAAAGGAACCGAAAACGACCTCTGGCCTAGCATCCTCGACGGCTCATATCTCGCCGACTATGACTGCTCTACTCCAGACAAGCAGCTATATGACCCCGCGTGCCCTTCTTCCAACTTTCTGCCTCTGCATTAACACTATTCCAACGCACCCCTCAAGTTCGAGACCGAGCTCATACAGCTGGAAATGATTGATCCCAAAATACGAAAGGCCGTCTATTTCACTGTCCGGCAAGGGCCCGGCATCATCGATACTTGGTTCTACATCGCCCACGCGTCCACAGCTGCCGTGCAAGATGCTCTGCGAGACTTACACATGAAGGCATTATTGTTTTTGAAATACCGGGTTGGACATTTTGGGCGTCACAGGCCAGGTTCGTTGGAGTGGGCGGTCAGCAAGCGGTATGAAGTAGAGACAAAGTCTTCCTTGACGCGGACGGTGTGTCGACCGCTCCCTGATGTCTCGTTCGAGACCGTCAAAACCTTGATGTTTCCGCCGGtgaagttggaggagaagttTGGGGATAAAGCGGATGGTTACTGGGaagttgatgttgagaagcCTGTGAGGGAGTATCTTGGGCGCCGTAGGATTCTGATACAGGAGGGGGGCGGAACATGGCGGTTGAACCTGGAGCTAAACAAAATTCCCTCTATCATTGCAATCCCGGTGCCCTTGGATCAAGACGAAAACTTCAAGTTTGGCCTACTGGTCGCGAGACGCCAGGGGGAGAGTAACGTGTGGTGGCCCGCGACGTGTACACTGGATACTCGCTGGGGAGACGCCCGTTCGTTCTTTGAGTTTGGTGATCGATCAATGCGCTTTCACGACTTTCATCGCGGCAAAGTCACTAATCTGGTGCAGACAACCTTGGAAACGACCAATTGGGACAACATGCTCTCTCCTTACTACAATCCTCCCAACGACTATACGATAACCCTCATAGCTCTTCATCTGAGCTGGTACGATCACCTATCTCCAGTGATACCGGCAGGTTTCATCCCCGATCACCCCGATTCACCGCTCCGAGGGACCAACCGATCAACTGTAGAGGCCCTTCTTGAAACAATCCCGGCACATACCTGGAGCCCACAgaatgatgttgttggcatAGACACGGAAGGACTGGAGTTGGTGATATCAATGACATTTGTCGACGGGCTGTCTCGTTGCGGCATTCCACTGAACTCTAACAGCGGCATTTTACTAGGAGGTAcatgggaaaagggggcgttGGAGAAGGGAACCAGATGGGAAATCAACAACGATAAGCCAGACGATGTCTGGAGACTGTTCAAGTTGGGAGAGCCAACTGAAGTGTTTGCTCCTCCGGCTAGTCTTGACCTTGAGAGGTCCATTCGTATGGTAATGCGGGTGACATTTACGGGGGTACATGATGGCAGCTGACAATTGGTTCGACTGTCTCTGCGTGGCGACCATGATGGTGCATGCACTCGCGGCTCTAATTCACACCGTCTGGGTAGTGTGGCATGCAGAGACGTCAGAGGCTTGGGATTCCATCCCTGAGATGATCGGGCTTGCGCAGAGGTCACCCCCGCCATGTGAGGACGCAGCATGTCTTGACAATATTGGGGCGGGTATTGCGTCGGTTCGTAATCTGGGCGAAGTGGCGTGGGTCGAGGTCCATGATGATAGTGGGTATGGTAGTCAGGatggggtgaggttgaggtttggAGATGGGGTTAGAACCAGAGATCCCAAATGGGTGCCGAAAGCTGAAGAACGATACAGTTAGTGGGTAGAGATGTTGGAATGATGGATACCTATGCTACAGCCTGGACTATTCCCAATACATTTGGCCGATGTGTCTATCGGGAATGAAGAACAGCCCTCGACGTCGTGGTATAGCTTGGGGGGTGTAACCCTGAGCATACGCACCGTCATGTTCAAGAAGAGCCTTCAGCTCTGTTCGATTCACTTTCAAATTGTCCAAGATGCCCACCTGACGTCCAAGCGGGAACCGACAAACACTGTGGAGCCTGGATGGCAGCTGAGATTCTGCATCACGGGTAGCAACATCATCCAGACCGCTTTATCGCCGCGAACAGACTTTGATATTCACTGTATTATTCTGAGttttccttcatcaaggacttcgaggccattgaagattattacTGGAATTGAACTATTAGTGCCAAGCCCTGTatcacagcccttgtcacattGGTTGTCTTTCCCAGAATGTGTTTTCGTGCCATGTGCGCCTCCGGATGCCAACCCCCGAGTTTCTGGAGAGCCGGCCACCGGCCGGACCACGCCACGTTCTGCAGGCCCGGGTTCGGTGTCCAATCATTGGAAGTTTTCACCACTATCACATCTGCCTTGTGGATACCTATAGCAAGGTCATCGTCTTCACGCTTGCACCCAGATGCCCGTCAGCAATGACATTCCCTAATTAGCAGAGTGTCCCTACAGTACGGAGAGTTCTTTCATGATTATGGGAGATGGCGCAACAGGGAATATGTCAATGATTGTCTCATGCTGTTTTTTTCAAATAATCATGCTCTCTACAAGGTATGAAGTAGCCAAAGATGTGTGCCAGCTGTGTCCAAAAAAGCCGCAACCAACCAGACAGGCTGATCGTTTCGTCACTGGAAGCTCATCCTTCCTTCCGGATGTTCTAGACCCTGTGTATATCCCTAGATTGTGCTCCAACGCCACATCAGAAGTGCTTTTAGCTTTCTTCAGAACTGCTCGACATATGAAGGATGCTGGATTAGGAAAGAAGAGCGGCATTGAGGCGCCTCAAGCAGAGCTGAAACCGGGACAAAGACATGGGAACTGAAGCAGTGGTCCATCTGCTGGCCACAAGTTAAACAACATGGTAGACACGGTGAGAGAGCAAAGTATAAAGAGGAGGCCACGTTCGCTCAAAGACTCGACTTTTTCACAACAAACAGATCAGCTCGAAGCATCTTACCTCCAGCTTTAATTTAAGAACCTACCGCTTATCACTTATTCCATCTTCAAACCATCAACATGTCTTCCTGCACCTGCCACGGATCCTTCCCCACCCCGGCCCAGCCGCCCAAGTACACCGACATGCAGGCCATCGCTGCCGTCGTCAACCCCGACACTGTCGACCGTGGAGACAGCGTTGACCAGCAGGTCATCCTGTTCCAGTCCCTTCCCAACGGCACCCTGGGCTTTGACCAGGTCCAGTTCAACGGCGACCATGGTGATCTCAGCAAGCAGAATGAGGATGGTGTCATTGGCTACTATGTCAACCCCTCCAAGATGGTTCCTACTCTCAAGTTCGGTTCCAGCTTGGCCACCGTGGTCTTGGATGACGTTGTAAGTCTCGGTTTCAGGAGTGACGAGAAATGGCTGATGTAGCTGACAATGAAAGGTGCGCACTTATGGCGTTTTCGAGGGAGACAGCTCCGTTTGGCTGCTCAGCCCTATCGTGATGCCCCTTGCCAACGCCACCATCCCCTACAAGTCTATCGCTGCGGCCGGTGATGGCAACAAGGCGGGAAGGCTCTTCTGGCAGGAGTAAGTGTTCTTTGGTAGTCCGGAAGGCTGAGAGTAGAGTGGGAATCATGCTGACACGGTTGCACTCGGATAGGAAGCGAAGTGGTCCCGATGGCACCTACTTCCAGCTCAAGGCTCGGGATCTCCAGTCCAGAGATGACGGTGCCGTCTGGGTCGAGGGCACCAAGGACTCCAAGGAGGGTACCCACCTTGCTGCCTTCTACGACGGCGAGGACTTTTGGGTTGTCTACCAGAACACTGCCGAGGATGACAACTCTGGCGAGGACCGCGACTTTATCAAGGCTGTTGCCCTCACCGGAACCACCCAGGGTATGTGCCATTCTTGATTCGCTAGGCCTTGGAAACCAATGCTAATTTTACCTACCCAAGGCAACATCATCCCCGGTAGCAGCGACAAGATCAACGGCCGCATCGCACGTATCGCCGCCTGCCGCGCCGACAACAGCGACCGCGTCTGCGTCTACTTCACCGACCAGTACAACAAGCTCCACCGCAGCTGGGCCAAGTGCAACCAGGACAGCACCGTCACCTTCCAAAAGGACGTCAAGGACGTCAAGGGCTTGATCATCAACAAGAAGTCTGGCCTGTCTGCTTTGGCTTCTCCCCTTGACAAGAGGAACGTCATCTACGCTGTCACtggcaccaacaacaagatcagCTTTAACTCGGATAAGTGGGAGTGAGATAACTTGACTGGCGAGTTGGGGGTGAATTTGGACTCGCTGTCTGGTGTTCCGTCTGTGCTTGCTGCAACTCAGATACAGATTGATATTTCCATTACGATTGGGGATAGGCGGGCTCAGTTTTCGATCAAGACGGAGATGTGAGGTACAAGGGGAGAATCGGTCATTTTGTATGCAAGATTTAGTTAGCAAATGGGAGTAGTTTGGAATAATTTCTTCCTATAGGCTTTGCATTGCATACGAGCGGGGTTAACCTGTGAGGCTGTGCATAAGTACTGTGTCTGCCTGACCTCCAGCTCTCTGTGTGAGTTGCGGGGAACTCCCTCTCATCATGTCTTCCGAGTTCCCTTCTACAAAAATTCCGCCTTTCCTAGGTACCCATTACCGCACAACCCAGCAAAGACTCGAAGATGAGGCTTCTACACACGACGGAGCTTAAGCTCTATTCCTTCAACGAGGTCGGAAAGGATGTTCCCACATACGCGATTCTGTCCCACACCTGGGGCAAGGAGGAAGTCACATTCCAGGACATCCACTGCAATCCGGATGTGGCTAGCATGGCAGGATATCAAAAGATTACCGCCAGTTGCCGGATTGCTCGCAGAGAAGGCTATCAGTTCGTCTGGATCGACACCTGCTGTATCGACAAAAGCAGCAGCGCTGAGCTTTCCGAAGCTATCAACTCCATGTACCGGTGGTACCAACATTCCGCCATGTGCTTTGCCTTTCTGGAAGATGTTGTTTACCCATATACACACTCTTACTGTGTCACGAAGAAACGTGTTCGAGAGCCAGACCCGCCTGTAGAAACTTTTGAAGAGAGTTTCGGCAACAGCCGATGGTTCACAAGGGGTTGGACACTGCAAGAGCTCATTGCACCGCCGAACCTGCGATTCCACGATTGTAACTGGCGTCTTATCGACACGAAGGATGGACTCTATTCGCTGATTTCCAAGATCACCGGTATTGATGAGGATGTGCTTGCGAGACCAGGCGAGCTGCAGAATGCCTCCGTTGCACAAAGAATGTACTGGGCCAGCAGACGAGAAACAACACGATCTGAGGACTTGGCTTATTGCCTCATGGGAATTTTTGGTATAGCTATGCCCCTGTTGtacggggaagggggaacCAAAGCATTTCTACGTCTGCAGCAGGAGATCTTGAACTCCACCGATGACCATTCCATCTTTCTATGGACACTTCCGCCACACGAAGTCGTGCACAATGAACTACGGGGTTTATTGGCAGAGTCTCCGAGCTGGTTTTCTCACGCAAGGCGGATATCACAGTCCCAGCACTCTCACGAAGATGACTGTTCGACCTTGTCTCGCATCACCAACCGCGGCTTGTTTCTGGAGCTTCCAGCTGTCGATCTGGACAAAGATGGGGTCGGTGACGTTTTACTTCTTCCTAGCTGTGACATTGAACCCGGGATACCATCCGCAATAATCGTGAGAAAGATCGATGGCACGGTCAATGATGAATACGCAAGGATTCTCGTAGGGGTTCCGATGGCCATCAAATCAAGAAGAATCGCCATTTGGGAAGACACAGTTGTTGACGAGGTGACGCATGCTACGGTTCGAATGTATTCCCGCCTATTGATTGAACGACGGAGCATTTACAAAAAGAGCTTATATGTGTCCCAAAGGCCCCAGCCGCAGCCTTGGAGAGTTCAAGGCTATTGGTTCACAATTTGGAACGAACCAAGCGTCTTTCGCATCGTTGCAGGTTGCGAAAACCTCTCCATAGGGTACGTGTATCACCAGCCAGTGGTAGTATCACAGAGGAGTGCATTACCAGCGTCTCAATGGAAACACGACCGGCAGACCTATTCCATTTTCATCGACATCAACCATTTATACAGACATAGAAATGTAGGCGATCACCAGCGTGTCATATCACTCGCCGCTCTTGACATGGAGGTTTGGGTGAAACTCAAGAGGTTTCCAACTATTGGTTCGCCTTTTTCCTCTGGCGAAGCAGATGTTGGAGCGGGAAGAATCTTGCAACTTCGGCTGATACTGGGTGCTGATTTCAACTATCATAATGGCCTCTCTCTCATCCCAACCATTACACCAGCTTGGTCGTTGGAGCTCACAAACAACCAACTCAGACAAGAAGGCCCGCATGTGGCTCTAATCGAGCCAAACAGCAAAGAAGTTTCCTTGAGACCTGTGGGATTGGAAGAACTTGTCGCATACGCCGAGATCAagagggaagaaagggaTCTGAGAATGTGGTATGTGGTCAGCTTTGGGATCAAACAAGCGGGTCATGCATAGGACACACCAAAGTAGCGCTTAATAAAGCCTCTTTAACATGGTATACGCGTTCAAAAATCTATACAAACATTTCCACGGACGCAAAAAGGAGAGAACCTGGAATGCTGGTTGAAGAAAATCAAATAAAAGGGGTGGCAGCAAGTATTGGCAGTACTTGTTGGACAGCGGTATAAGCTTACAGTTTGCATCATGATTTTATCAGTTAATCAGCCCGTATAGCTCAGTGGTAGAGCGCATCACTCGTATCTGTGATCTCGATATGATGAGGTCCGCGGTTCAATCCCGCGTGGGGGCATTCATTTTTGGTCATTTTATCTCAAGTCAATATGACTTTCTTGTCACAATATCTCTCTTTCTCATTCATTTATTTTATCTTTTCTTGCTATCTTCCCCGTCAGTGTCTTCCTTTCTGGTGGCTGGATTGCACTGTACATTCTAACAGTTGGGAGTATTTCATACAAGTTAGAATTGCAAGTCATCAATAAATCGAGGATATCTTGTTTCGTTTCGGTTAGGTTATCGACCAGCCTGTTGTTTGGGTACTCGGCTATTTGTATAGGAACCCTCAGATACCCGTGCACCCTGGCTAGATCACATACGGCCATCTCTTATGTTTGTCTCGCTATATCCACAACCTGAGAGAAAGGCAAGTTGGGGTATGAGGTTGATAGGGCAACGGGAGAGGATTTCAATCATGAAATTGTAAAATAGGTATATGAGTTTGTCGTACAACTAGGTAGTTTGGAGTTTGCTACCTTTTCTAGTTGAGTTTGACCATCTCTTTTCACAACCTAGCTACAGTCTAGCGCTTCGTCTTTGTGAAACGTGCAGTGAAGTAGGTAGCTAGGAGATGAAGTGATTGGAAGCCGGCGAGTGGTCCTCCCAAGATTTTTTGGTTAGGCCGCTTCATGGGCCTCTCGTCGTCACCTGATATGCTGTGGCTGTTTTGGAGCGTTGAATTGCAGGATGTTGTGCACCCACACCTTTAAATAAGATCTTCCCCGCTCTTCATTGAACCATCACAAAACTTCAAAGTTCGCAAGCTTGTCCCTTTGTAGCAGCTCCGATCACCGTCCTGCAACGGTTGTCGAGCCATGCAGTTGTCGTGTTCTCCATGTCTAGGATCAGGGATCCAAAGCCCAATGTCTTACTTAATCTCTGACATCCGCTTGCCCGCCCGCGGTTCTCGGGGATAAGGCAACTGCAGTCTTTGCCTCTTGACGACAAAGTTTAGGACTTGATATCTTTGAGGTGGGCAGCCAGCAGGATGCGGAGCCGGATATCTTTATCATTTTGAGAAAGCCTCGACTCTGGACTCAATGATGCTGTGATACCCACGATCACCAACATGACTTCCTCTTTGAGGATCTGCGGAGTCCCGGTAGCCCCATCTCCACACCTCCGGTTGCCAAGAGGTTGCAGCAGACGAGGCATCCTGGGGTAGGCCATCTTGGCTAGAATCTGTCGAGTCGAGCACTGCGGAGGTTTGTTCCGAGATCACATGAGCGAAATTTGTATTTTCGCGCTTCTGGAAAGAAGCCCCTCTCCAAGAAGCGTGTCCAGTTTCCATCTTCTTGCATCCACGACTTTGGCGACTCGAGATCGACTTCCGGGTACGCCATCCTCGTTGCCGCATTTGATGACTTCTCGCCTCGCAAACAGTTCACCTTGGCAGCCGTTTTGATTCACCATACTTGTCTGACCAGTGGTGTTGATTTGGCCTTCACCGCTTCCGCAACTGTTAGCTAACAGAGCCCCTGAATTTGGCCCTTGACGTCCCCCCTGTCTCCACTTtcagcaaccaccacggcAACCTTTTTGAACTGTTCgcatctcctccaaaacaCCAGACATCACAACCCCGGATTTTTAACTTCTGATCAACCGGCACTCACCTTTCAAGAGTGGAGCTTCCCGCACTTTTCGGTCCCATCCGAGCCCAAGATCCGCACGTGGCGGCCCAGCTTCGCGTGGCTTCCGGCTCACAGCCTAAATACAACGCTCCACAATcacgacaacagcaaccactcAGCACTCAAGATAACGGCGTGCGGCCCAGATGGTCGGGATCTATGACAGCGGGCCCTACGAGGACCCGTTCGCTTGGGCAGGGTCCGACCTGGAACTGGCCCTActcgcccagcagcagcagcaccaccaccaccaccacaaccagcaCCTCACCGACCAGCTTGCCCGGTCCACGCCCGAGGACCTCACCTTTCCCACCGGACCagttcaccaccctcaacaacatcatgacTTTCAAATGCCGATATCAACCATCGGAGGGATTTCAaaatcagcagcagcagcagtctccCTCCCACCGACAGACCAGGcctacctctccctccaagacttcgaaaacaccaccatgacCGACGCCGGTGGTATCCAACCCTTTTCAGGCGACATGGACCTCGATCTCGACCTAGTCGAAGCCCTCGGCatcccacccttcccctcctcagccGAACCTCAGCCATCATCCATGACAGCAgacaccctcaacacccaactAGAAACAGCCCGCACCctcatctccaccct
This genomic window contains:
- a CDS encoding hypothetical protein (EggNog:ENOG503NZ3K; COG:S) — translated: MSSEFPSTKIPPFLDSKMRLLHTTELKLYSFNEVGKDVPTYAILSHTWGKEEVTFQDIHCNPDVASMAGYQKITASCRIARREGYQFVWIDTCCIDKSSSAELSEAINSMYRWYQHSAMCFAFLEDVVYPYTHSYCVTKKRVREPDPPVETFEESFGNSRWFTRGWTLQELIAPPNLRFHDCNWRLIDTKDGLYSLISKITGIDEDVLARPGELQNASVAQRMYWASRRETTRSEDLAYCLMGIFGIAMPLLYGEGGTKAFLRLQQEILNSTDDHSIFLWTLPPHEVVHNELRGLLAESPSWFSHARRISQSQHSHEDDCSTLSRITNRGLFLELPAVDLDKDGVGDVLLLPSCDIEPGIPSAIIVRKIDGTVNDEYARILVGVPMAIKSRRIAIWEDTVVDEVTHATVRMYSRLLIERRSIYKKSLYVSQRPQPQPWRVQGYWFTIWNEPSVFRIVAGCENLSIGYVYHQPVVVSQRSALPASQWKHDRQTYSIFIDINHLYRHRNVGDHQRVISLAALDMEVWVKLKRFPTIGSPFSSGEADVGAGRILQLRLILGADFNYHNGLSLIPTITPAWSLELTNNQLRQEGPHVALIEPNSKEVSLRPVGLEELVAYAEIKREERDLRMWYVVSFGIKQAGHA
- a CDS encoding hypothetical protein (EggNog:ENOG503P2Q8), whose amino-acid sequence is MATYLESKPGFIGLPQNFLRAVGLGIFTKLVQRPEPPKLLIRKSRRVALARSAVHILPATISIILIYINLSGRFIGSELEGPQGKDSLKMALLQVAAKLQELLVVGSMGTIIFHIIRQRLFSNDGIPLGLLVSGWSFSQLSYFYSGEFWSGVLSLFQPPSGRLRSLALVLLLLLSGILALMAGPAAAIIMIPRIMDLPVGGRTENDLWPSILDGSYLADYDCSTPDKQLYDPACPSSNFLPLH
- a CDS encoding hypothetical protein (EggNog:ENOG503P2Q8); this encodes MIDPKIRKAVYFTVRQGPGIIDTWFYIAHASTAAVQDALRDLHMKALLFLKYRVGHFGRHRPGSLEWAVSKRYEVETKSSLTRTVCRPLPDVSFETVKTLMFPPVKLEEKFGDKADGYWEVDVEKPVREYLGRRRILIQEGGGTWRLNLELNKIPSIIAIPVPLDQDENFKFGLLVARRQGESNVWWPATCTLDTRWGDARSFFEFGDRSMRFHDFHRGKVTNLVQTTLETTNWDNMLSPYYNPPNDYTITLIALHLSWYDHLSPVIPAGFIPDHPDSPLRGTNRSTVEALLETIPAHTWSPQNDVVGIDTEGLELVISMTFVDGLSRCGIPLNSNSGILLGGTWEKGALEKGTRWEINNDKPDDVWRLFKLGEPTEVFAPPASLDLERSILWHAETSEAWDSIPEMIGLAQRSPPPCEDAACLDNIGAGIASVRNLGEVAWVEVHDDSGYGSQDGVRLRFGDGVRTRDPKWVPKAEERYS